The proteins below come from a single Chryseobacterium capnotolerans genomic window:
- a CDS encoding helix-turn-helix domain-containing protein, which translates to MTPQAFCRSFKKRTRITYIQYLNELRVQRACRLLTSSNMYSISSVAFNSGFNSLTNFNRVFKSIMKYSPKEYLKHYKEATFDHE; encoded by the coding sequence ATGACGCCTCAGGCATTTTGCAGATCTTTTAAAAAACGGACAAGGATTACTTATATTCAATATCTTAATGAGTTACGGGTACAAAGAGCCTGCAGATTATTAACCTCCAGCAATATGTACAGCATCTCATCTGTTGCTTTTAACAGCGGATTTAATAGTTTGACCAATTTCAACCGGGTTTTTAAATCCATTATGAAATACTCTCCCAAAGAATACCTGAAGCATTATAAAGAAGCTACTTTTGACCACGAATAA
- a CDS encoding dihydrodipicolinate synthase family protein: MSTKLNWEGIYPAVLTPFTREGKIDFEMFAVNTEAQIKAGVHGIILAGTLGEASALETEEKFELLQYAKKITQGRIPVILNLSENTTKNAINFAQKAKESGADGLMLLPPMRYKADSREVVEYFKAVATATDLPILIYNNPVDYGIYVTLEMFGELIEYPTIQAVKESTRDLANVTRMINRFGTRIKILGGVDTICLETLMLGADGLVAGLVDAFPNETMAMYNYAKTGQYDKAVSIYRWFMPLLELDIHPKLIQYIKLAATAEGISNPYVRAPRLELQGEEAQKVNKIIEEGRANRPTLD, from the coding sequence ATGAGTACAAAACTAAACTGGGAAGGTATTTATCCTGCTGTATTAACTCCTTTTACAAGAGAAGGAAAGATTGATTTTGAAATGTTTGCAGTCAATACAGAAGCCCAGATTAAAGCCGGAGTTCATGGGATTATTCTTGCCGGAACATTAGGAGAAGCCAGCGCGTTGGAAACTGAAGAAAAATTTGAACTTCTCCAATATGCTAAAAAGATTACACAGGGCAGAATTCCTGTTATTCTTAACCTTTCTGAAAATACAACCAAAAATGCCATAAACTTTGCTCAAAAAGCAAAAGAATCAGGAGCTGACGGATTAATGCTGCTTCCTCCAATGCGCTACAAAGCTGACAGCCGTGAAGTGGTAGAATATTTCAAAGCAGTTGCCACTGCTACAGACCTTCCCATCCTTATTTATAACAACCCTGTTGATTACGGAATCTATGTCACCCTGGAAATGTTTGGTGAACTTATAGAATATCCAACCATTCAAGCAGTTAAAGAATCCACAAGAGATCTGGCGAATGTAACCAGAATGATTAACCGTTTTGGAACCAGAATCAAAATTCTTGGCGGAGTAGATACCATCTGCCTTGAAACCCTAATGCTTGGAGCTGATGGATTGGTAGCAGGACTTGTAGATGCTTTCCCTAATGAAACAATGGCCATGTACAACTATGCTAAAACAGGTCAATATGATAAAGCCGTGTCTATTTACAGGTGGTTTATGCCATTATTAGAGTTAGATATTCATCCAAAGCTTATTCAGTATATCAAACTGGCTGCTACCGCTGAAGGAATCAGCAATCCATATGTAAGAGCACCACGCCTTGAACTTCAGGGGGAAGAAGCCCAAAAAGTCAATAAGATTATTGAAGAGGGCAGAGCGAATCGTCCAACATTAGACTAA
- a CDS encoding 4-hydroxyproline epimerase: MNRTFFCIDSHTCGCPVRLVAGGGPILNGNSMMERRLHFMKEYDWIRKGLMFEPRGHDMMSGSILYPPIDEANDIGVLYIETSGCLPMCGHGTIGTVTIAIEEGLVVPKIPGKLRLETPAGLILIDYIQEGKKVKSVKLTNVKSFLYAENLEVECPDLGLIKADVAYGGNFYAIIDPQENFRDISDFSASQLIHYGKIIRKLLNEKYQFIHPENEHISGLSHIQWTGNPTDPKASGRNAVLVGENALDRSPCGTGTSARMAQWYAKGKLKEGEEFIHESYIGSQFIGRIEGTATIDGKPAIIPSVEGWARITGYNQIIIDDEDPYWQGFQVM, translated from the coding sequence ATGAACAGAACATTTTTTTGCATAGACTCCCATACCTGTGGATGCCCTGTACGTCTTGTTGCAGGTGGTGGACCTATTTTGAATGGAAATTCTATGATGGAGCGCAGGCTTCACTTCATGAAAGAATATGACTGGATCCGAAAAGGATTAATGTTTGAACCCCGTGGCCATGATATGATGAGCGGAAGCATTCTTTATCCACCTATTGATGAAGCAAATGATATCGGAGTTTTATACATTGAAACCAGTGGCTGCCTTCCGATGTGTGGACACGGAACCATAGGAACAGTTACCATTGCCATAGAAGAAGGGCTGGTTGTTCCTAAAATTCCAGGAAAATTACGATTGGAAACACCAGCAGGACTTATTCTCATAGATTATATACAGGAAGGCAAAAAAGTAAAATCTGTAAAACTGACCAACGTAAAATCATTCCTTTATGCTGAAAACCTGGAGGTGGAATGCCCCGATCTTGGATTGATAAAGGCAGATGTGGCCTATGGAGGAAACTTCTACGCCATTATTGACCCTCAGGAAAATTTCAGAGATATTTCTGATTTCTCGGCAAGCCAGCTTATTCATTATGGGAAGATCATCAGAAAACTGCTTAATGAAAAATACCAATTCATCCACCCTGAAAATGAACATATTTCCGGATTAAGCCACATTCAATGGACGGGAAACCCTACAGATCCTAAAGCCAGTGGACGAAATGCTGTTTTAGTAGGAGAGAATGCATTAGATCGCTCTCCTTGTGGTACAGGAACTTCTGCAAGAATGGCTCAATGGTATGCAAAAGGAAAATTAAAAGAAGGGGAAGAATTCATCCATGAAAGCTATATCGGTTCCCAGTTTATTGGAAGAATTGAGGGAACAGCTACTATTGATGGTAAACCGGCTATTATTCCTTCAGTAGAAGGCTGGGCGAGAATTACCGGCTACAATCAGATTATTATTGATGATGAAGATCCTTACTGGCAAGGATTTCAGGTAATGTAA
- a CDS encoding aldehyde dehydrogenase (NADP(+)), with product MIEETSKENIEVRIQMASEAYQFLKNTTIKQRAAFMNIVADEIEALGEELLTTAHAETSLPLARLTGEKARTIGQWRSYAKAVASGIYIEPRIDLAQPEKQKGDLRKYNIGLGPVVVFGASNFPFAFSTAGGDTASAIGAGCPVIVKAHPAHPKTSQMMADTIINAVKKIGWHEGIFSHITGTSYETGAYLTQHKDIQAVAFTGSFSGGKALFDIANRRENPIPVFAEMGSINPVFALKNLIENKAEALAKEYIGSLTLGVGQFCTNPGVFIAVKGESLNRFITAVKKEIQEVTPANMLHNGIYESFEKHKANAIKQPDIEVIASRGTEEGKGSAVIIKTTAQNFLNNPVLSEEVFGPFGIIVTCENKEELIQIAQNLKGQLTITVAATSDDVRENSELIHLLKDKCGRLLFNGMPTGVEVVYAMQHGGPFPSTTDSRFTSVGPDAVKRFVRPISFQNWPEEFLPEELKNENPLQISRIVDGEVNSGSLQLETV from the coding sequence ATGATTGAAGAAACATCAAAAGAAAACATTGAGGTAAGGATTCAGATGGCTTCCGAAGCATATCAATTCCTGAAAAATACAACCATAAAACAAAGGGCAGCATTCATGAATATTGTTGCCGATGAAATTGAAGCTTTAGGAGAAGAACTTTTAACTACTGCTCATGCTGAAACTTCATTACCTCTGGCAAGACTTACCGGTGAAAAAGCCAGAACAATAGGCCAATGGAGAAGTTATGCAAAAGCTGTAGCCTCAGGAATCTACATTGAGCCAAGGATTGATCTTGCCCAGCCTGAAAAACAGAAAGGAGATCTCAGAAAATATAATATAGGATTAGGACCTGTGGTGGTTTTCGGAGCCAGTAATTTTCCTTTTGCTTTTTCCACAGCCGGAGGTGATACAGCAAGTGCTATAGGAGCGGGCTGCCCCGTTATTGTAAAAGCGCATCCGGCACATCCTAAGACCTCTCAGATGATGGCTGATACTATAATAAATGCAGTAAAAAAAATTGGATGGCATGAAGGTATTTTCAGTCATATTACCGGAACTTCTTATGAAACAGGAGCTTATTTAACGCAACACAAAGATATACAGGCAGTAGCATTTACAGGTTCTTTCAGTGGTGGAAAAGCTTTGTTTGACATCGCCAATCGCCGTGAAAACCCTATTCCCGTATTTGCTGAAATGGGAAGCATTAATCCGGTATTTGCACTTAAAAACTTGATTGAAAATAAAGCAGAGGCTTTAGCTAAAGAATACATCGGCTCATTAACATTAGGAGTAGGACAGTTCTGTACCAATCCGGGAGTATTTATTGCTGTTAAAGGAGAATCCCTGAATCGTTTTATCACTGCAGTTAAAAAGGAAATTCAGGAAGTTACCCCTGCTAACATGCTGCACAATGGCATATATGAAAGCTTTGAAAAGCATAAAGCAAATGCAATAAAGCAGCCTGATATTGAAGTAATTGCTTCAAGAGGAACTGAAGAAGGAAAAGGAAGTGCAGTCATTATCAAAACCACTGCTCAAAATTTCCTCAATAATCCCGTGCTGAGCGAAGAAGTCTTCGGACCTTTTGGGATCATTGTCACTTGTGAAAACAAAGAAGAGCTTATACAGATTGCTCAAAACTTAAAAGGACAGTTAACCATTACTGTAGCAGCTACTTCTGATGATGTTCGTGAGAACTCTGAACTGATTCATCTTTTGAAAGATAAGTGTGGAAGACTGTTATTCAACGGAATGCCAACCGGAGTAGAAGTTGTGTATGCCATGCAGCATGGAGGGCCTTTTCCTTCAACTACAGATTCCCGCTTTACTTCCGTAGGACCAGATGCTGTTAAACGATTTGTTCGCCCTATTTCTTTTCAAAACTGGCCGGAAGAATTCTTACCGGAAGAATTAAAAAATGAAAATCCATTGCAGATCAGCAGAATCGTAGATGGAGAAGTGAATTCAGGATCATTACAATTAGAAACCGTATGA
- a CDS encoding cupin domain-containing protein: protein MKSLQFSVPADTNKSIRIQEDIMPNFYPYFHRHTETQIMWILKGHGTLAIEQNLFTFEPGDIFYLGANQSHVFKGDFAENEKQKVHAISIFFDPDKKISAFFDLPEFEELKNFIEHSKVGFQVASKLKSSVGESMSALQKTQGVEQIIDFIKILNHLMQNRHLHIPLSSEKNLSNHISDNDQRIIDAQSYIKKNFTQHKLTLDTIAKKLV, encoded by the coding sequence ATGAAGAGTCTCCAGTTTTCAGTCCCAGCCGACACTAATAAAAGCATCCGTATTCAGGAAGATATTATGCCTAATTTCTATCCTTATTTCCATCGGCATACTGAAACACAAATCATGTGGATCCTTAAAGGACATGGTACTCTTGCTATAGAACAGAACCTTTTCACTTTTGAACCCGGAGATATTTTCTATCTGGGAGCCAATCAATCACACGTTTTTAAAGGTGATTTTGCTGAAAATGAAAAACAAAAAGTTCACGCGATCTCTATTTTTTTCGATCCTGATAAAAAAATATCCGCTTTCTTTGATCTACCGGAATTTGAAGAACTTAAAAACTTCATCGAACACTCAAAAGTAGGATTTCAGGTTGCTTCAAAATTAAAATCAAGCGTAGGAGAAAGCATGTCAGCCTTGCAAAAGACGCAAGGGGTAGAACAGATCATAGATTTTATCAAGATCTTAAACCACCTGATGCAAAACAGGCATCTGCATATTCCATTATCTTCGGAAAAGAACCTCTCTAATCATATTTCCGACAATGACCAGCGAATTATAGATGCCCAATCCTATATTAAGAAGAATTTCACCCAGCATAAACTTACCCTTGATACCATTGCCAAAAAGCTTGTATGA